The following are from one region of the Salvia hispanica cultivar TCC Black 2014 chromosome 1, UniMelb_Shisp_WGS_1.0, whole genome shotgun sequence genome:
- the LOC125214224 gene encoding E3 ubiquitin-protein ligase UPL5-like isoform X2: protein MSTSLSKRKRHDYVADSLILPINPIRRISSNSPISSPIRISVTITDVFWDNALKFYADSSDTIKSIHDNIHLITGIPVTERRLFYGRKQLHWEQTLAECGLHKFAGLSLVAQMRSGSTKHPKAWELINEVVSFIFVMCNKIPPFDVPFSIKLMLAEFLEMIPRADIEQACGHLKMFSASSAPTVLVKLYMSPFRTNKSAADEAIRYFLTSIKSILPKHMHHQCVPMILEFCKLLKEAAGIDDPLYRWLMLVDTEVGKKAKIEELAAKLSRALVLSVESRRFFEPSLVVSIRDFSSFVAPHIKEMKEGRGGPDEATNLYGIFNNIYSKFEWYLGKLEDHLEQDKDTGFCCHYIGFIKQLNISKIYNGGESIFWEAMKSRKGTFCKLVLKAAKRGEDHSWIFECKEMTNFETRRHLARMILPMVKDYHHEPHEMLIDRSHLLAESFEYIKHAHIHSLRAGLFMAFKNEEATGPGVLREWFSLVCQAVFNLQNALFVACSNDRRRFYPNPASKVDPVHVEYFGFTGKLIALALMHNIQVGIVFDRVFFLQLAGHTITLEDIRDADPLFYNSCKQILEMDPEAIDQDALGLTFVHEVEELGTLKTLDLCTNGKSIAVNSKNRRQYVDSLIQHRFVISVADQVEHFAKGFADIIGCRRLQKSFFKCLELEDLDWMLYGSESAISVDDWKAHTKYEGFKETEDQISWFWKVGFDSLVQRNC from the exons ATGTCGACATCTCTCTCCAAACGCAAGCGCCACGATTACGTCGCCGATTCTCTTATTCTCCCCATAAATCCTATTAGAAGAATCTCCTCCAATTCCCCTATTTCGTCCCCTATCAGAATCTCCGTCACCATAACTGATGTATTCTGGGACAATGCCCTAAAATTTTACGCCGACTCCTCCGACACTATCAAATCCATCCACGACAACATTCACCTCATCACCGGAATTCCGGTTACCGAGCGGAGGCTTTTCTACGGCCGGAAACAGCTGCATTGGGAGCAGACTTTAGCGGAATGTGGATTGCACAAATTTGCAGGACTCTCCCTTGTTGCCCAGATGCGCAGCGGCAGCACCAAACACCCCAAGGCCTGGGAGCTCATCAACGAGGTTGTTTCGTTTATTTTCGTTATGTGCAACAAAATTCCTCCTTTCGATGTTCCCTTTTCGATTAAGCTAATGCTCGCCGAATTCTTGGAGATGATTCCACGAGCGGACATTGAACAAGCGTGTGGACATTTGAAGATGTTCAGTGCTTCCTCGGCCCCAACAGTGCTAGTCAAGCTTTATATGTCCCCTTTTAGAACGAACAAGAGTGCGGCTGATGAGGCCATTAGATATTTCCTCACCTCGATTAAGAGCATCCTGCCTAAGCATATGCATCATCAGTGTGTGCCAATGATTTTGGAATTCTGCAAATTGTTGAAGGAGGCAGCTGGAATTGATGATCCGTTGTATCGTTGGTTAATGCTGGTGGATACTGAGGTTGGAAAGAAGGCTAAAATTGAGGAGTTAGCAGCTAAACTCTCCCGTGCTTTGGTCTTAAGTGTGGAGTCAAGGCGTTTTTTTGAGCCTTCATTGGTTGTTAGTATAAGGGATTTCTCTTCATTTGTGGCACCACACATCAAGGAGATGAAGGAGGGACGTGGCGGACCAGATGAAGCTACAAATTTATATggaattttcaataatatatacAGTAAATTCGAGTGGTATTTGGGGAAACTCGAGGACCATTTGGAACAGGATAAGGATACCGGATTTTGTTGTCATTACATTGGATTTATCAAACAACTTAATATCTCAAAAATTTACAATGGCGGTGAAAGTATATTTTGGGAAGCCATGAAGAGTAGGAAGGGTACTTTCTGTAAACTTGTCCTCAAGGCTGCAAAGAGGGGTGAAGACCATAGTTGGATTTTTGAGTGCAAGGAAATGACCAACTTTGAGACAAGGAGACATTTAGCAAGGATGATCCTTCCCATGGTGAAGGATTACCATCACGAACCGCATGAGATGCTTATTGACCGCTCACATTTGTTGGCAGAATCATTTGAGTATATAAAACACGCTCATATTCATTCCTTACGTGCTGGTTTATTTATGGCGTTCAAGAATGAGGAAGCCACTGGCCCTGGTGTTCTACGGGAGTGGTTTTCCTTGGTATGCCAAGCAGTCTTCAACCTTCAAAATGCCCTCTTTGTAGCTTGCTCTAATGATCGCAGAAGGTTCTATCCAAATCCAG CATCTAAAGTGGACCCAGTGCACGTCGAGTATTTTGGCTTCACCGGAAAGTTGATTGCCTTGGCCTTGATGCATAATATACAAGTGGGCATTGTATTTGATCGTGTATTCTTTTTGCAATTGGCTGGGCATACAATCACCTTAGAAGATATAAGGGATGCAGATCCCTTGTTTTATAACAGCTGCAAGCAAATCTTAGAGATGGACCCTGAGGCTATTGATCAAGATGCCTTAGGTCTAACGTTTGTTCATGAAGTTGAGGAGCTGGGAACATTGAAGACTCTTGATCTCTGCACTAATGGGAAAAGTATTGCTGTAAACAGTAAAAATAGGAGGCAATATGTTGATTCTCTTATACAGCACCGGTTTGTAATATCTGTTGCCGACCAGGTAGAGCATTTTGCTAAAGGTTTTGCTGACATTATTGGTTGTCGCCGTCTCCAaaaatccttcttcaaatgCTTGGAACTAGAAGATCTAGACTGGATGCTATATGGCAGTGAAAGTGCAATCTCTGTAGATGATTGGAAAGCACATACAAAGTATGAGGGCTTTAAGGAAACAGAAGATCAGATATCCTGGTTTTGGAAG GTTGGTTTTGACTCACTAGTTCaaagaaattgttga
- the LOC125187962 gene encoding uncharacterized protein LOC125187962 has translation MANSHGGGGMPTAEDYQEEEVWAMINARDQPSNLTNNLSTSSSRHFPSTAAARGIPRSASSSSSGGASSAPLAVPDWSKILKKNPKRNGACGNFSDGDDEMVPPHEYVARRAPAAQVASFSMCEGVGRTLKGRDLSRLRNAILTKTGFLE, from the coding sequence ATGGCAAATTCTCACGGCGGCGGAGGAATGCCGACGGCGGAAGATTACCAAGAAGAGGAGGTGTGGGCCATGATCAACGCAAGAGATCAACCCTCCAACCTAACAAACAATCTCTCCACCTCCTCCTCGCGCCACTTCccctccaccgccgccgcgAGGGGCATTCCGAGatccgcctcctcctcctcctccggcGGCGCTTCGTCGGCGCCTCTCGCCGTCCCCGACTGGTCCAAAATCTTGAAGAAGAATCCCAAGAGGAACGGTGCATGCGGAAATTTCAGCGACGGCGACGACGAGATGGTGCCGCCGCATGAGTATGTGGCGAGGAGGGCACCGGCGGCGCAGGTGGCTTCCTTCTCCATGTGCGAAGGAGTTGGAAGAACTCTGAAAGGGAGAGATCTCAGCAGGCTAAGAAACGCGATTTTGACGAAAACGGGTTTTCTAGAATAG
- the LOC125214224 gene encoding E3 ubiquitin-protein ligase UPL5-like isoform X1, whose product MSTSLSKRKRHDYVADSLILPINPIRRISSNSPISSPIRISVTITDVFWDNALKFYADSSDTIKSIHDNIHLITGIPVTERRLFYGRKQLHWEQTLAECGLHKFAGLSLVAQMRSGSTKHPKAWELINEVVSFIFVMCNKIPPFDVPFSIKLMLAEFLEMIPRADIEQACGHLKMFSASSAPTVLVKLYMSPFRTNKSAADEAIRYFLTSIKSILPKHMHHQCVPMILEFCKLLKEAAGIDDPLYRWLMLVDTEVGKKAKIEELAAKLSRALVLSVESRRFFEPSLVVSIRDFSSFVAPHIKEMKEGRGGPDEATNLYGIFNNIYSKFEWYLGKLEDHLEQDKDTGFCCHYIGFIKQLNISKIYNGGESIFWEAMKSRKGTFCKLVLKAAKRGEDHSWIFECKEMTNFETRRHLARMILPMVKDYHHEPHEMLIDRSHLLAESFEYIKHAHIHSLRAGLFMAFKNEEATGPGVLREWFSLVCQAVFNLQNALFVACSNDRRRFYPNPASKVDPVHVEYFGFTGKLIALALMHNIQVGIVFDRVFFLQLAGHTITLEDIRDADPLFYNSCKQILEMDPEAIDQDALGLTFVHEVEELGTLKTLDLCTNGKSIAVNSKNRRQYVDSLIQHRFVISVADQVEHFAKGFADIIGCRRLQKSFFKCLELEDLDWMLYGSESAISVDDWKAHTKYEGFKETEDQISWFWKIVGDMAAEQKKILLFFWTSVKYLPVEGFSGLASRLYIYKTSESCGRLPSSHTCFYRLSLPAYPTSDVMHDRLNIITQEHVGCSFGTK is encoded by the exons ATGTCGACATCTCTCTCCAAACGCAAGCGCCACGATTACGTCGCCGATTCTCTTATTCTCCCCATAAATCCTATTAGAAGAATCTCCTCCAATTCCCCTATTTCGTCCCCTATCAGAATCTCCGTCACCATAACTGATGTATTCTGGGACAATGCCCTAAAATTTTACGCCGACTCCTCCGACACTATCAAATCCATCCACGACAACATTCACCTCATCACCGGAATTCCGGTTACCGAGCGGAGGCTTTTCTACGGCCGGAAACAGCTGCATTGGGAGCAGACTTTAGCGGAATGTGGATTGCACAAATTTGCAGGACTCTCCCTTGTTGCCCAGATGCGCAGCGGCAGCACCAAACACCCCAAGGCCTGGGAGCTCATCAACGAGGTTGTTTCGTTTATTTTCGTTATGTGCAACAAAATTCCTCCTTTCGATGTTCCCTTTTCGATTAAGCTAATGCTCGCCGAATTCTTGGAGATGATTCCACGAGCGGACATTGAACAAGCGTGTGGACATTTGAAGATGTTCAGTGCTTCCTCGGCCCCAACAGTGCTAGTCAAGCTTTATATGTCCCCTTTTAGAACGAACAAGAGTGCGGCTGATGAGGCCATTAGATATTTCCTCACCTCGATTAAGAGCATCCTGCCTAAGCATATGCATCATCAGTGTGTGCCAATGATTTTGGAATTCTGCAAATTGTTGAAGGAGGCAGCTGGAATTGATGATCCGTTGTATCGTTGGTTAATGCTGGTGGATACTGAGGTTGGAAAGAAGGCTAAAATTGAGGAGTTAGCAGCTAAACTCTCCCGTGCTTTGGTCTTAAGTGTGGAGTCAAGGCGTTTTTTTGAGCCTTCATTGGTTGTTAGTATAAGGGATTTCTCTTCATTTGTGGCACCACACATCAAGGAGATGAAGGAGGGACGTGGCGGACCAGATGAAGCTACAAATTTATATggaattttcaataatatatacAGTAAATTCGAGTGGTATTTGGGGAAACTCGAGGACCATTTGGAACAGGATAAGGATACCGGATTTTGTTGTCATTACATTGGATTTATCAAACAACTTAATATCTCAAAAATTTACAATGGCGGTGAAAGTATATTTTGGGAAGCCATGAAGAGTAGGAAGGGTACTTTCTGTAAACTTGTCCTCAAGGCTGCAAAGAGGGGTGAAGACCATAGTTGGATTTTTGAGTGCAAGGAAATGACCAACTTTGAGACAAGGAGACATTTAGCAAGGATGATCCTTCCCATGGTGAAGGATTACCATCACGAACCGCATGAGATGCTTATTGACCGCTCACATTTGTTGGCAGAATCATTTGAGTATATAAAACACGCTCATATTCATTCCTTACGTGCTGGTTTATTTATGGCGTTCAAGAATGAGGAAGCCACTGGCCCTGGTGTTCTACGGGAGTGGTTTTCCTTGGTATGCCAAGCAGTCTTCAACCTTCAAAATGCCCTCTTTGTAGCTTGCTCTAATGATCGCAGAAGGTTCTATCCAAATCCAG CATCTAAAGTGGACCCAGTGCACGTCGAGTATTTTGGCTTCACCGGAAAGTTGATTGCCTTGGCCTTGATGCATAATATACAAGTGGGCATTGTATTTGATCGTGTATTCTTTTTGCAATTGGCTGGGCATACAATCACCTTAGAAGATATAAGGGATGCAGATCCCTTGTTTTATAACAGCTGCAAGCAAATCTTAGAGATGGACCCTGAGGCTATTGATCAAGATGCCTTAGGTCTAACGTTTGTTCATGAAGTTGAGGAGCTGGGAACATTGAAGACTCTTGATCTCTGCACTAATGGGAAAAGTATTGCTGTAAACAGTAAAAATAGGAGGCAATATGTTGATTCTCTTATACAGCACCGGTTTGTAATATCTGTTGCCGACCAGGTAGAGCATTTTGCTAAAGGTTTTGCTGACATTATTGGTTGTCGCCGTCTCCAaaaatccttcttcaaatgCTTGGAACTAGAAGATCTAGACTGGATGCTATATGGCAGTGAAAGTGCAATCTCTGTAGATGATTGGAAAGCACATACAAAGTATGAGGGCTTTAAGGAAACAGAAGATCAGATATCCTGGTTTTGGAAG ATTGTCGGAGATATGGCAGCGGAGCAGAAAAAGATTCTACTCTTCTTCTGGACCTCGGTCAAATACTTACCAGTTGAAGGTTTCAGTGGTTTAGCTTCTCGGCTTTACATCTACAAGACTTCTGAATCCTGTGGACGGCTTCCTTCATCTCATACATGCTTTTACCGGCTGAGTCTCCCGGCGTACCCTACCAGTGATGTGATGCACGATCGTCTCAACATTATCACTCAGGAGCATGTAGGTTGCAGCTTTGGGACAAAGTGA